In the Uranotaenia lowii strain MFRU-FL chromosome 1, ASM2978415v1, whole genome shotgun sequence genome, GGAGACATTTTCTGGACCGAGTCTTCTTCCGATTTCGATCTACATGATGGAGTCTATACGATCTTCGGTAATCCATCTGGTCGTTTGTTCCGCTTTGataggaaaacaaaaaagaacacGCTTTTGATTGACCGCTTGTATTTCGCCAATGGAGTTGTGCTGAGTCCGAATGAAGATTTTGTGGTGGTTTCCGAAACCATGACAGCTTCGCTACGTCGTTACTATCTAACTGGACCTAAAGCTGGTACCGAAGACATTTTCGTTGATGGACTTCCAGGTCTTACCGATAACCTGATTGCCGACGAAGAAGGAATTTGGACACCTTTGGTGTTGACCATTGATGAGGAATCTCCGTCCGTCACTCGTCTGTTATCTAGAGTACCTTTGATTCGTAAGTTCCTAGCCCGTATGTTGTTTGTTGCCGAAATGCCATTCAAACTGATCCATCAAGTCATGCCCAATGAGCACACCAAACGATTGCTTTACACTATCGGTAACTTCGCAATGACGGAATTCATGAATCCTCCACGCACCACGATCGTTCGATTGGACTGGTCAGGAAACATCGTCGGTTCGCTGCATGGTTTTGACCAATCGGTGGCCTCGATTTCGCACGTGGCTGAGCTGGGTGACTATCTTTACCTTGGCTCGCCATACAACCCCTACTTGGCCCGTGTCAAGCTTCCCAAAGTGCCAAAGGTTCGTGTGCAGAGTGTACGATTCGAACCAGTCGAATCTGCTCCAACCAAGAAACCGGAAACTGTAACTACACCTAAACCTGTTACTACTACCACTACAACAACAACGACTACACCGAAACCAACTACTACAACAACCACAACTACAACACCGAAACCAACGACTACCACCACAACCACCAAGAAGCCCGgtaagtaatttttgaaaaaaaaaattatcacaattattataatttgagGAGCTTGGATCGGAGGCAAATATGAGCATGGAAGTCACTTTCAAAAAGCGCACATCGAATCAACAGATTCAGAAGATTTGGTAGAAAATGTAATTCAATTGAAATCTTTTATcgaaccttttttttctcctagCTACTACAACTACCACCACACCAAAACCAACCACAACAACCACCACCACGACAACCACACCGAAACCCACTACGACGACACCAAAACCCACAACGACAAC is a window encoding:
- the LOC129739875 gene encoding adipocyte plasma membrane-associated protein Hemomucin-like, producing MGLLRYIRNRIINFLVFFFIVVLLPGLPPKTTFPFEGFTITPPKELKGALEPNNHLDNAELLFVNKLLGPEALLVRGKDLYTTINGGEIVRINGQHITHVAKVGRACESIYEPEICGRPLGIAFDTQGDNLIVADAYYGIWSVSLVNGDKIQLVSPDLVLDGKGVNRKARLFNSVAVAKNGDIFWTESSSDFDLHDGVYTIFGNPSGRLFRFDRKTKKNTLLIDRLYFANGVVLSPNEDFVVVSETMTASLRRYYLTGPKAGTEDIFVDGLPGLTDNLIADEEGIWTPLVLTIDEESPSVTRLLSRVPLIRKFLARMLFVAEMPFKLIHQVMPNEHTKRLLYTIGNFAMTEFMNPPRTTIVRLDWSGNIVGSLHGFDQSVASISHVAELGDYLYLGSPYNPYLARVKLPKVPKVRVQSVRFEPVESAPTKKPETVTTPKPVTTTTTTTTTTPKPTTTTTTTTTPKPTTTTTTTKKPATTTTTTPKPTTTTTTTTTTPKPTTTTPKPTTTTPKPTTTTAPPKPTTDKPAAAPVKQETKPKPAADAPKPQPTTTTPPPSKPAPIHETIPNDTPKPKQEKLKVIKKGGEQGEL